From Pedobacter indicus, a single genomic window includes:
- a CDS encoding SulP family inorganic anion transporter: MGNNLLGISDFREINIKNEVLAGLTVAMTMIPESLSFAILAGLTPLTGLYAAFLMGIVTAVLGGRPGMVSGGAGATVVVLIALVSSHGVQYLFAAVVLAGVLQLLVGVFKLGKFVRLIPQPVMYGFLNGLAVIIFMAQIEQFKVTEDGITAWMQGGTFLRMAGLTLLTIIVVLVFPKLSKAIPSSLFAIMLVFALVYFFDINTKKVVDIATVSGAFPSFNIPQVPISYESLKIIFPYSLVMAGVGLIESLLTLNMVDEITNTKGKSNKEAVAQGTANVVNGFFGGMGGCAMVAQTLVNLGAGGRTRISAIIGALAILFVILVGGPVIEQIPMAALVGVMMMVAISTFKWVSFRLITKMPKSDIFVGVLVAVVTIVLHNLALAVLIGVVVSALVFAWDNAKRIRARKSTDQFGNKVYEIYGPLFFGSTSAFIDKFDAANDPDKIIIDFNDSRVADMSAIEALKNVIDKYKLHNKVVVLRHLSEDCIRLLDNANGFIEVNIQDDPTYRVMPEK; this comes from the coding sequence ATGGGGAATAATTTACTAGGCATTTCGGACTTCCGAGAAATTAATATTAAAAACGAGGTTCTGGCTGGTTTGACTGTTGCAATGACAATGATACCAGAATCTTTGTCATTTGCTATTTTGGCTGGCTTGACACCTCTTACGGGATTATACGCGGCGTTCTTGATGGGTATCGTTACGGCGGTTCTCGGCGGTCGACCTGGTATGGTATCTGGAGGGGCAGGAGCAACAGTTGTGGTGCTGATCGCCTTGGTGTCCAGTCACGGTGTCCAGTATTTGTTTGCTGCGGTTGTGCTGGCGGGTGTCTTGCAGCTTCTGGTTGGTGTCTTCAAACTTGGGAAGTTTGTCAGGTTGATCCCTCAACCGGTTATGTATGGATTTTTGAACGGCTTGGCTGTTATCATATTTATGGCACAGATAGAGCAATTTAAAGTCACAGAAGATGGGATCACAGCTTGGATGCAAGGTGGCACTTTTCTAAGAATGGCTGGTCTAACCTTATTGACAATTATCGTGGTATTAGTTTTCCCTAAACTTTCTAAAGCGATTCCTTCTTCTTTATTTGCCATTATGCTTGTTTTTGCTTTGGTGTATTTTTTCGATATCAACACAAAGAAGGTAGTCGATATCGCTACCGTAAGTGGCGCTTTCCCGTCGTTTAACATCCCACAGGTACCGATCAGTTACGAGAGTTTAAAGATTATTTTCCCTTATTCTTTAGTTATGGCAGGGGTGGGTCTGATAGAATCTCTATTAACACTTAATATGGTCGACGAAATTACGAATACCAAAGGAAAATCAAATAAAGAAGCAGTGGCGCAGGGAACTGCAAATGTAGTCAATGGCTTTTTTGGTGGTATGGGAGGCTGTGCTATGGTAGCCCAGACGTTGGTTAATTTAGGTGCAGGAGGGAGAACCAGGATATCAGCTATTATCGGAGCGCTTGCAATCTTATTCGTGATACTGGTTGGAGGGCCAGTTATCGAGCAGATTCCGATGGCGGCTTTAGTTGGTGTCATGATGATGGTTGCGATCAGTACCTTTAAATGGGTCTCGTTTCGTCTTATTACCAAAATGCCGAAATCGGATATCTTTGTAGGCGTGTTGGTGGCAGTTGTTACGATTGTGCTGCACAATCTAGCGCTGGCTGTTTTGATAGGCGTGGTGGTATCTGCACTGGTTTTTGCATGGGATAATGCTAAGCGGATACGTGCACGCAAGTCCACCGATCAATTTGGTAACAAAGTATATGAGATATACGGCCCTTTATTTTTTGGCAGTACAAGTGCATTTATAGATAAATTTGATGCTGCAAATGACCCTGACAAAATTATTATAGACTTTAACGATTCGCGCGTGGCGGATATGTCGGCTATCGAAGCGCTAAAAAATGTCATTGATAAATACAAACTGCATAATAAAGTCGTCGTGTTACGCCACTTGAGTGAAGATTGCATTCGATTATTGGACAATGCGAATGGCTTTATTGAAGTGAACATTCAAGATGACCCTACCTACAGGGTAATGCCGGAAAAATAA
- a CDS encoding MmcQ/YjbR family DNA-binding protein, producing the protein MNIEELRTYCLRKAGVTESFPFGPDTLVFKVGEKLFLLTGLDSLPLSFNAKCDPERAIELREQYPDSVLPGYHMNKKHWNTVLVDGTLAQNQLLELIDHSYELVFDSLSRKTKESLQ; encoded by the coding sequence ATGAATATAGAAGAACTAAGAACATATTGTCTTCGCAAAGCGGGCGTGACCGAAAGCTTTCCATTTGGACCAGACACATTAGTTTTTAAAGTCGGTGAAAAACTTTTCTTACTCACTGGACTGGACTCGCTTCCTCTTTCGTTCAATGCCAAGTGCGACCCCGAAAGAGCCATTGAACTCCGTGAGCAATACCCAGATTCGGTTCTCCCCGGTTACCATATGAACAAAAAACATTGGAATACAGTTCTCGTGGACGGAACGCTCGCGCAAAACCAATTACTTGAGCTAATTGACCATAGCTATGAACTCGTATTTGATTCTTTATCGCGAAAAACAAAAGAAAGTTTACAGTAA
- a CDS encoding YebC/PmpR family DNA-binding transcriptional regulator, translating into MAGHSKWANIKHRKGAQDKKRSKIFTKVLKEITVAIKENNNNGDPETNPALRNALLNARGVNMPKENIERAIKKATGADADNYEYMSFEGYGPNGIAFFIECMTNNTNRTVASVRSIFNKHKGSLSTSGSVEFLFETNGVFTVNKDGLTWDLEELQLELIEAGAVSFGDEEDIFTIYTEFNQFGTMASKLEALKIEVQRAEIQRIPLETKELNIEDAKEILKLIDAFEDDEDVQDIFHDLELTDELIAHIEG; encoded by the coding sequence ATGGCTGGACACAGTAAATGGGCAAATATAAAACATCGTAAAGGTGCTCAAGACAAAAAACGCAGTAAAATATTCACTAAAGTCTTAAAAGAGATTACCGTTGCAATAAAAGAGAACAACAATAACGGAGATCCAGAAACCAACCCTGCATTAAGAAACGCTTTGTTAAACGCAAGAGGTGTTAACATGCCCAAAGAAAACATAGAAAGGGCTATAAAAAAAGCTACAGGCGCGGATGCTGATAATTACGAATACATGTCATTTGAAGGCTATGGGCCAAATGGAATTGCATTCTTCATCGAATGCATGACCAACAACACCAACCGAACAGTGGCAAGTGTGAGATCAATTTTCAATAAACATAAGGGGTCGCTGAGTACCAGCGGGTCAGTAGAATTTCTATTCGAAACAAATGGTGTATTTACGGTGAATAAAGATGGCCTTACTTGGGATTTGGAAGAGCTTCAGCTCGAATTGATTGAGGCCGGAGCTGTTTCTTTCGGCGATGAAGAAGATATCTTCACCATCTATACTGAATTTAATCAGTTTGGAACGATGGCTAGCAAATTAGAAGCCCTCAAGATCGAAGTACAGCGTGCTGAAATACAACGTATCCCTTTGGAAACAAAAGAATTAAACATTGAAGACGCTAAAGAAATATTAAAGCTTATCGACGCATTTGAAGATGATGAAGACGTTCAAGATATTTTTCATGACCTCGAACTTACTGATGAGCTAATAGCACATATCGAAGGATAG
- a CDS encoding vWA domain-containing protein, with the protein MMKQINFLTIITLLAFSLFSCNKGDDTAPIIEPLDDNSLPSAAILGVEVMEKTDDRLKFRMNIAVFRDSENIEENLNASAFAIDSLQIAGYHSGFANDLTNRVQGGKAGNYSALLLMDQSGSISSTDPENYRLDAARIFSLNLGANNNVALWSFSGSNYKAILDFTTDTANVIREIENLRDKEGGSTPLYRSQYEAITYTKGNSNKANKAVLTFTDGQNSGSGNSEEVVNHAKSQGITLYNIGLGDVSTDLLLQQAVATKGAFMYAKDAKQLISFFGNLDKLLSHTATYYQTEWTVRSKSGEKPFQGQGQIKHEVKVTFPFGGQISVPFSFSYQ; encoded by the coding sequence ATGATGAAACAAATCAATTTTTTGACAATCATTACATTGCTGGCTTTTAGTCTCTTTAGCTGCAACAAAGGGGACGACACAGCCCCAATTATTGAACCTCTTGATGACAATTCTCTGCCATCGGCGGCTATTTTGGGCGTCGAAGTAATGGAGAAAACGGACGACAGATTGAAGTTCCGTATGAATATAGCTGTATTCAGGGATTCCGAGAACATCGAAGAAAACCTAAATGCGAGCGCCTTTGCAATCGACAGCCTGCAAATAGCTGGCTATCATTCAGGTTTTGCGAATGATTTGACAAACCGCGTACAAGGCGGAAAGGCCGGTAACTATTCTGCCCTTCTGCTTATGGACCAAAGCGGGAGTATCAGCAGCACCGATCCTGAAAACTATCGTTTGGATGCTGCCAGAATATTCTCATTAAACCTGGGCGCCAATAATAATGTGGCATTATGGTCATTCAGCGGCTCCAATTATAAAGCGATCTTAGATTTCACGACCGATACAGCGAATGTGATACGAGAAATCGAGAACTTGCGCGACAAAGAAGGTGGCTCCACTCCCCTCTATCGGTCTCAGTATGAAGCTATCACTTATACCAAAGGCAATTCAAATAAAGCGAATAAAGCCGTTCTTACATTTACAGACGGACAGAACAGTGGAAGCGGAAATTCTGAAGAAGTGGTGAATCATGCCAAGAGTCAGGGCATAACGTTGTATAATATCGGTCTAGGCGACGTAAGTACCGACCTCTTACTCCAACAGGCCGTAGCCACAAAAGGAGCATTTATGTATGCGAAAGATGCGAAACAATTGATCAGCTTCTTTGGAAACCTTGATAAATTACTGAGCCATACAGCTACTTACTATCAAACTGAATGGACAGTAAGAAGTAAGAGTGGCGAAAAACCTTTCCAAGGACAAGGACAAATAAAGCATGAGGTAAAAGTAACATTCCCTTTTGGAGGTCAGATATCCGTCCCTTTTAGCTTTAGCTACCAATAA
- a CDS encoding methylated-DNA--[protein]-cysteine S-methyltransferase produces the protein MDGQKELNYNRISEAIDYIRNNFRDQPSLEEIAEKVHLSPFHFQRLFSDWAGTTPKRFLQYISLEHAKSLLKDQQATLFNAAMETGLSGTGRLHDLFINVEGMTPAEYKNGGVNLVINYRFAESPFGKLIVASTMKGVCHLAFIDNGVMAVADLKKRFPNASFQLKDDLIQHNALAIFQNDWNQLPKIKLHLKGTDFQLKVWETLLKIPMGKLSTYGKIAEHIGRATASRAVGTAIGSNPVAFLIPCHRVIQSSGGIGGYRWGTVKKTAMIGWESAKTDSI, from the coding sequence ATGGACGGACAAAAAGAATTGAATTACAATCGCATTTCAGAAGCAATCGATTATATAAGGAATAATTTCCGAGATCAGCCTAGTCTCGAAGAAATTGCTGAAAAGGTACACTTAAGTCCTTTTCATTTTCAACGCCTATTTAGCGATTGGGCAGGAACGACGCCAAAGAGGTTTTTGCAATATATCAGCCTAGAGCATGCAAAAAGCTTGTTGAAAGACCAGCAAGCGACACTTTTTAATGCTGCGATGGAAACGGGCCTTTCAGGGACGGGCAGGTTGCACGATCTTTTTATCAATGTTGAAGGGATGACACCCGCTGAATACAAAAATGGAGGTGTCAATCTCGTTATCAACTATAGGTTTGCAGAAAGTCCATTTGGTAAACTGATCGTCGCGTCTACCATGAAAGGGGTCTGTCACCTGGCTTTTATTGATAATGGAGTGATGGCGGTAGCAGATCTGAAAAAGCGCTTTCCAAATGCATCGTTCCAGTTAAAAGATGATTTGATCCAACACAATGCTTTGGCCATTTTTCAGAATGATTGGAATCAGTTGCCAAAAATTAAGCTGCACTTAAAAGGTACCGACTTCCAGCTCAAAGTCTGGGAGACTTTGCTTAAGATTCCGATGGGTAAACTGTCTACTTATGGCAAAATTGCAGAGCATATTGGTAGGGCAACTGCGTCCCGAGCCGTTGGAACAGCGATTGGAAGTAACCCTGTAGCGTTCCTGATTCCCTGTCATCGTGTGATTCAATCGTCTGGTGGGATCGGTGGTTATAGATGGGGCACGGTTAAGAAGACAGCGATGATCGGTTGGGAAAGTGCTAAAACCGATTCTATTTAG
- a CDS encoding macrolide 2'-phosphotransferase has product MEISDIVKLAEEHGLQLKEEMSFNEMGIDFKIVFATATDETEWVLRIPRHDDQDERIENEENILKLAKKHLIIDVPDWKIVSSTLIAYPLLKDKPALTFDAKTFDVSWNIDKEDPMFIKSLAKTLVDLHHIPISEAEAKGVKVLTPEMLRQEISDRIKSVKKELGIHPELEDRWRRWLDNDKLWPDFTTFIHGDLYAGHILVSKDFQVSGFIDWSEGQVSDSSIDFAGHISAFGEESLKDLINEYQKSGGRVWDRMIDQTIERHAAAPLNYGVFALLTKSDAHIEAAKVQLRVAST; this is encoded by the coding sequence ATGGAAATTAGCGATATAGTAAAACTGGCGGAGGAGCACGGACTGCAACTTAAAGAAGAAATGAGTTTCAACGAAATGGGCATTGATTTCAAAATCGTCTTCGCAACAGCCACCGACGAAACCGAGTGGGTGCTTCGGATTCCAAGACATGATGATCAGGATGAACGAATTGAGAACGAAGAAAATATCCTGAAACTAGCAAAAAAGCACCTTATCATAGACGTTCCAGATTGGAAAATTGTCAGCTCGACACTCATAGCATATCCCCTATTAAAAGATAAACCAGCCTTAACTTTCGATGCAAAAACCTTCGATGTCAGCTGGAACATTGACAAGGAAGATCCGATGTTTATTAAATCATTAGCGAAGACTTTGGTCGATCTCCATCATATCCCCATTTCAGAAGCTGAAGCTAAAGGCGTCAAGGTTCTCACACCCGAAATGCTTCGACAGGAAATCTCCGATCGCATTAAAAGCGTAAAAAAAGAGCTTGGCATTCATCCCGAACTCGAAGATCGCTGGAGGAGATGGCTTGATAACGATAAACTCTGGCCAGATTTCACCACCTTTATTCATGGAGATTTGTATGCCGGACATATCCTAGTCTCTAAAGATTTTCAGGTGTCTGGTTTCATCGATTGGTCAGAAGGTCAGGTCAGTGATTCGTCGATCGATTTTGCAGGTCATATTTCCGCTTTTGGAGAAGAGAGTTTGAAAGATTTAATCAATGAATACCAAAAATCAGGGGGTCGTGTTTGGGACAGAATGATAGATCAAACAATCGAGCGCCACGCAGCTGCTCCGCTAAACTACGGGGTTTTTGCTCTTTTAACAAAAAGCGACGCTCATATTGAAGCAGCAAAGGTTCAACTACGGGTAGCAAGTACTTAA
- a CDS encoding sigma factor-like helix-turn-helix DNA-binding protein, translating into MNLNEWTTLRKTLLPYAYNILGSIDDSQDVLQNVLIKAQGRTDILNERAYLIKAVINESITFKKRRDKSIDQKVWLPQPFVTNDGEVNVETKEILHYSMLVLMESLTIKERAVFLLKEAFSYTHEEIGDVLYISAENSRQLLARAKKKLKARKPDAVKPASQNLTQLEQYIVTIREGDIKTLETMLAEEVQVLADGGSNLNVVAELTSGISATIDLVMYVYHHYQKKFDIVTAEVNHQPALFFYKDKKLVNCQVFEIDSNNKIKSIFSVIDPLKLADLPNT; encoded by the coding sequence ATGAATTTGAACGAATGGACCACGCTAAGGAAAACACTTCTCCCTTACGCTTATAACATCCTTGGAAGTATTGATGACAGCCAAGATGTCTTACAAAATGTTTTGATTAAAGCGCAGGGAAGAACCGATATTCTCAATGAACGAGCATACCTAATCAAGGCGGTCATCAATGAATCGATCACTTTTAAGAAACGACGCGATAAGTCGATCGATCAGAAAGTATGGCTTCCCCAGCCTTTCGTCACCAATGATGGTGAAGTGAACGTCGAAACCAAAGAAATCCTTCATTATTCCATGTTGGTACTGATGGAGTCCCTCACGATAAAAGAGCGGGCTGTTTTCTTACTTAAGGAAGCTTTTAGTTATACTCACGAGGAAATCGGTGACGTACTATACATCTCCGCAGAAAATTCGAGACAATTATTAGCTCGGGCAAAAAAGAAGTTAAAAGCAAGAAAACCAGATGCAGTTAAACCAGCCAGTCAAAATCTGACTCAACTCGAACAATATATTGTCACCATTCGTGAAGGCGATATTAAAACACTAGAGACCATGTTGGCTGAAGAGGTACAAGTTTTGGCGGATGGAGGCTCCAACTTAAATGTGGTCGCTGAACTTACTTCAGGAATTTCGGCAACGATCGATTTAGTTATGTATGTATACCATCACTATCAAAAAAAATTCGATATCGTGACTGCAGAAGTAAACCACCAACCGGCCCTATTCTTTTATAAGGACAAGAAGCTGGTCAACTGTCAGGTGTTTGAGATAGATAGCAACAATAAAATTAAAAGCATATTTTCCGTTATCGACCCGTTAAAGCTTGCAGATCTGCCAAACACCTGA
- a CDS encoding alpha-ketoglutarate-dependent dioxygenase AlkB family protein translates to MVNLFEKDIDSTRNLLPKDGTVNYYGKLFNQQEADTYLESLLTGIEWKNDEAIIFGRKIITKRKVAWYGEKAFEYTYSNTTKCALPWTKELLKLKDVIEKVSGETFNSCLLNLYHNGEEGMAWHSDDEKDLQKDGAIASLSFGAERKFAFKHKETKEKVELVLEHSSLLIMKGTTQSHWLHRLPPTKRISTPRVNLTFRTIEG, encoded by the coding sequence ATGGTGAATTTATTTGAAAAAGATATTGACAGTACAAGAAACCTCTTGCCTAAAGATGGGACTGTAAATTACTACGGGAAGCTATTTAACCAACAGGAAGCTGACACTTATTTGGAAAGTTTATTAACTGGCATTGAGTGGAAAAATGATGAAGCAATCATTTTTGGAAGGAAAATTATTACGAAACGGAAAGTAGCGTGGTATGGCGAAAAGGCGTTTGAATATACTTACTCCAATACAACCAAGTGTGCGCTGCCGTGGACAAAAGAGTTGCTGAAATTAAAAGATGTGATAGAGAAAGTTAGCGGAGAAACTTTTAATTCTTGCTTGCTTAACCTGTATCACAACGGGGAAGAGGGGATGGCTTGGCATAGTGATGATGAAAAGGATTTGCAAAAGGATGGAGCAATTGCTTCTCTGAGTTTTGGAGCAGAACGCAAGTTTGCTTTTAAACACAAAGAAACGAAAGAAAAGGTTGAATTGGTTTTAGAACATAGCAGCTTGTTGATAATGAAAGGCACGACGCAGAGTCATTGGCTGCATAGACTGCCGCCTACTAAACGGATAAGTACACCGAGGGTAAATCTAACCTTTAGAACAATAGAGGGTTAA
- a CDS encoding LLM class flavin-dependent oxidoreductase encodes MKNIGFLSFGHWGSHPSYQTQSASDTLLQSIDLAVAAEEIGIDGAYFRVHHYAAQLASPFPLLSAIGAKTSKIEIGTGVIDMRYENPLYMVEDAGAADLISGGRLQLGISRGSPEQVIDGWRYFGYEPAEGESDADMGRRKALEFLEKLKGVGFAQPNPRPMFPNPPGLLRLEPHSEGLRDRIWWGAGANATAIWAAENGMNLQSSTLKEDESGKPFHVQQAEQIRLYKEAWKKAGHKREPRVSVSRSIFALVNDQDRWYFGREADRHDKVGVIEKDKRAIFGRSYAAEPDQLVKELAKDEAIQEADTLLLTVPNTLGVDYNVHVLSSILEYVAPELGWR; translated from the coding sequence ATGAAAAATATAGGATTTTTATCTTTTGGACATTGGGGTAGTCATCCCTCGTATCAGACTCAATCGGCAAGTGATACCTTGCTTCAGTCGATTGATTTGGCGGTTGCTGCTGAGGAAATAGGTATAGACGGTGCGTATTTTCGAGTACATCATTATGCTGCTCAGCTAGCGTCTCCGTTTCCGTTGCTTTCGGCAATAGGTGCTAAAACCAGTAAAATCGAAATTGGTACGGGCGTTATTGATATGCGCTATGAAAATCCGCTCTACATGGTAGAAGATGCGGGTGCCGCTGATTTGATTTCTGGTGGACGTTTACAGTTGGGTATCAGCAGAGGTTCTCCTGAGCAGGTGATTGATGGATGGCGTTATTTTGGTTACGAACCAGCTGAGGGCGAAAGTGATGCTGATATGGGTCGACGTAAAGCATTGGAATTTTTGGAAAAATTGAAAGGGGTAGGTTTCGCACAACCGAATCCACGTCCGATGTTCCCGAACCCTCCCGGACTGTTGCGTTTAGAACCACATTCAGAAGGTCTGCGAGATCGTATCTGGTGGGGTGCTGGCGCAAACGCAACCGCTATTTGGGCGGCTGAAAATGGAATGAACCTTCAAAGCTCTACGTTGAAAGAGGATGAAAGTGGAAAACCTTTCCATGTGCAGCAAGCTGAGCAAATTAGGTTATATAAAGAAGCTTGGAAAAAAGCAGGCCATAAGCGTGAACCTCGTGTTTCGGTAAGTCGTTCCATTTTTGCTTTGGTAAACGACCAAGACCGTTGGTATTTTGGACGGGAAGCTGATCGTCATGATAAAGTAGGGGTAATCGAAAAAGATAAACGAGCTATTTTCGGTCGGAGTTATGCAGCTGAACCAGATCAGTTAGTTAAAGAGTTGGCAAAAGACGAGGCCATTCAAGAGGCCGATACTTTACTGTTGACAGTTCCTAATACCTTGGGTGTGGACTATAATGTACATGTGTTATCGTCTATACTGGAGTACGTTGCACCTGAATTAGGGTGGCGGTAG
- a CDS encoding DUF1801 domain-containing protein produces the protein MAEIKTKQTDADVREFIESFANTEQKKQDSFELVKLMQDFTGYEPKMWGPSIIGFGKYHYKSERSLQEGDWPLVGFSPRKAAISLYVYSGGAGQEELLKDLGKYKMGKGCIYVKKLSDINQDVLKKIMKSTIDFLQAKYS, from the coding sequence ATGGCAGAGATAAAAACAAAACAAACCGATGCTGATGTCCGTGAGTTCATCGAATCGTTTGCGAATACGGAACAAAAGAAACAAGACAGTTTTGAGCTCGTGAAATTAATGCAGGATTTTACTGGTTACGAACCGAAGATGTGGGGGCCGTCGATTATCGGGTTTGGTAAATACCATTATAAATCCGAACGAAGCCTCCAGGAAGGGGATTGGCCACTTGTAGGTTTTTCTCCGCGAAAGGCCGCAATATCGCTATACGTATATTCTGGTGGCGCTGGACAGGAAGAACTGCTTAAAGATCTGGGAAAATATAAAATGGGTAAAGGCTGTATTTATGTCAAGAAGCTTTCGGATATCAATCAGGACGTTCTTAAAAAAATCATGAAATCAACGATTGATTTTTTACAGGCGAAATACAGCTAA
- the abc-f gene encoding ribosomal protection-like ABC-F family protein → MLTIHNLSYIHPDKELLFSNINATVAADEKIALIGNNGSGKSTLLKIITGILEPAGGVISADTEVYYVPQIFGQYNHLTIAEALGVDRKLKALYEILNGSVSEKNYDVLNDDWEIEERCAQALKYWKLSEFDLAQPMETLSGGQKTKVLLAGILIHTPQLVLLDEPSNHLDFFGRRLLYDFIQFTKSTLLIVSHDRKLLNLLDRTYELSKHGIKVYGGNYDFYTEQKKIEESALDHDIQAKEKALKKAKEKERETIERQQKLDIRGRAKQEKSGVARIMMNTLRNSAEKSTAKLKGVHTEKISDIKQELQELRASVSDIDQMKFGFDNSKLHKGKNLFVAEGINFRYENKDYLWDNHLDLKIVSGERIVIKGANGSGKTTLINLILGNLTPSVGTVVIASEISSYIDQDYSLIKGEFSVYEQAQEYNTNGLLEHEVKIRLNRFLFDQEQWTKPCHILSGGERMRLALCCLSIGYQSPDIIILDEPTNNLDIQNIEILTHAINGYQGTLLVVSHDEIFLNEIRIERAIEL, encoded by the coding sequence ATGCTTACTATTCACAATCTATCCTATATACACCCTGACAAGGAATTGTTATTCAGCAATATCAATGCGACTGTAGCCGCGGACGAAAAAATTGCCTTAATCGGAAATAATGGGTCAGGTAAATCCACACTCCTAAAAATTATCACCGGTATTTTGGAACCTGCGGGTGGTGTCATTAGCGCCGATACAGAAGTTTATTATGTTCCGCAGATTTTTGGTCAGTATAATCACTTGACCATTGCTGAGGCTTTAGGGGTCGACAGGAAACTTAAGGCGCTTTATGAAATACTGAATGGAAGTGTCTCTGAGAAAAATTACGATGTTTTAAATGATGATTGGGAAATTGAAGAACGTTGTGCTCAGGCATTGAAGTATTGGAAGTTATCGGAATTTGATTTGGCTCAACCGATGGAAACATTAAGTGGCGGACAAAAAACGAAGGTTCTATTGGCTGGAATCCTGATTCATACTCCTCAGCTCGTTTTACTGGATGAGCCGAGCAACCATTTGGATTTTTTCGGAAGGAGACTTCTCTATGATTTTATCCAGTTCACCAAAAGTACATTGCTCATTGTAAGCCACGATAGAAAGTTGCTGAATTTGTTAGACCGGACTTATGAATTAAGTAAACACGGAATAAAAGTTTATGGGGGCAATTATGATTTTTACACAGAACAAAAGAAAATCGAAGAGTCAGCCCTGGATCACGACATACAAGCTAAAGAGAAGGCACTGAAGAAAGCGAAAGAGAAAGAACGGGAAACAATTGAGAGACAGCAAAAATTGGATATCAGGGGAAGGGCAAAACAGGAAAAATCTGGCGTTGCTCGTATCATGATGAATACGCTTCGCAACAGTGCTGAAAAGAGCACAGCGAAGCTGAAGGGTGTTCATACTGAAAAAATCAGTGATATCAAGCAGGAGTTGCAGGAACTGCGCGCTTCCGTTTCGGATATCGACCAGATGAAGTTCGGTTTTGATAATTCAAAATTACACAAAGGCAAGAATTTATTTGTGGCCGAGGGTATCAATTTTCGTTATGAAAATAAAGATTATTTGTGGGATAATCATCTCGATCTGAAAATCGTAAGCGGTGAACGCATCGTAATCAAAGGGGCAAATGGTTCAGGGAAAACGACATTGATTAACCTGATTCTGGGTAATCTCACGCCATCCGTAGGAACTGTTGTAATAGCTTCTGAAATCTCCAGTTATATTGATCAGGATTATTCGTTGATTAAAGGGGAATTTAGTGTCTACGAACAGGCGCAGGAGTATAATACGAACGGTTTGCTGGAGCATGAAGTTAAAATCAGGCTGAATAGATTTCTGTTCGATCAGGAACAATGGACTAAGCCTTGCCATATTTTAAGTGGTGGGGAACGGATGCGTTTGGCGCTTTGCTGTTTAAGCATAGGCTATCAGTCGCCCGATATCATTATTCTCGATGAACCTACCAATAACCTCGATATTCAAAACATTGAAATACTCACCCATGCAATCAACGGGTATCAGGGAACTTTGTTAGTCGTCTCTCATGATGAAATCTTTTTAAATGAAATCCGTATCGAACGGGCAATTGAGCTTTAA